One Drosophila willistoni isolate 14030-0811.24 chromosome 2R unlocalized genomic scaffold, UCI_dwil_1.1 Seg167, whole genome shotgun sequence DNA segment encodes these proteins:
- the LOC6644399 gene encoding uncharacterized protein LOC6644399 isoform X1: MSPKYHHFEFALIYFLLLIPWPTTNVIKILCSRDNSRLVRKIVRSKWTPILDKHQVKLPMECPLHPFRDIFAPRQDSKQRDRPTQWTCRRCGKSFYQEKYLDLHFDIRHETLINEVEDSICLSDFCDIMRCDVFQTEDATSLKFGDQHIVTDIEVWGEFGGQNSALAKANAAYLSLIPRTSTLGTTTRAAKVQNRQLLQDKPSQTINDQSPAGGPTVGGPSEVTASADDGSASRPKSAGEKLLRKLKELGQAHLRRGDNENEAKGDPAKTNGLPNASGEEAEEEKDEEHSGNEENGSGQEQQQDASKTEDGNASARARANCKPEELNKLKISCEHLLRSCIGGLLLSMSDQAFKEMEEEMNKAVCWYLTCDRYWEDGPLEPRAFPWGLIVILIFVLSTGICFCYYIIWILFDSEETTINTTHYGGGLGINNTSSSIYMPGAHHHHYQHVDYVTHRDLQPLDDVGGIPGLTVEQQQQLQREREREREREQQAYYYRDQASARDLYPESVQYHHHLRHSPRHYITSGDQRQAGVSVQGTGTPTASGGVRQVQATSSSSNANTPLHHHHPQHRHSTSLAYPQDILDRRDYTSSSGYVASTSAAGDAPRHYNTHPRPLDTRHRHVGSSQQSLRASSSTHEIVQGEMVSGAGGLSQNEHYIYVTYPPDLNKRYFDKYE, from the exons ATGTCGCCTAAATATCATCATTTCGAA TTTGCACTTATCTATTTCCTGCTATTGATACCATGGCCAACAACAAATGTAATCAAGATTCTCTGCTCGCGAGATAACAGTCGATTGGTAAGGAAAATAGTCCGCTCCAAATGGACGCCGATCCTGGACAAACATCAG GTCAAGTTACCTATGGAATGTCCTTTGCATCCGTTTCGAGATATCTTTGCTCCTCGTCAGGACTCCAAGCAGCGGGATCGTCCAACTCAGTGGACATGTCGACGTTGTGGTAAAAGCTTTTATCAGGAGAAATATCTTGATCTACATTTTGATATAAGACATGAAACACTTATTAATGAG GTGGAGGACTCCATTTGTCTCTCGGACTTTTGTGACATAATGCGCTGTGATGTATTCCAAACAGAGGATGCCACAAGTTTGAAATTTGGGGATCAACATATTGTCACGGACATTGAAGTTTGGGGTGAATTTGGTGGTCAGAATTCCGCATTGGCCAAAGCGAATGCCGCATATTTGAGTTTAATACCAAG AACTTCCACATTGGGTACCACAACACGTGCCGCCAAAGTACAAAACCGTCAATTACTCCAAGATAAGCCAAGCCAAACGATCAATGATCAGTCGCCAGCCGGAGGGCCGACTGTAGGTGGACCCAGTGAGGTAACAGCCAGTGCCGATGATGGCTCAGCGTCTAGGCCCAAGTCAGCTGGAGAGAAGCTATTGAGGAAGCTGAAAGAACTGGGGCAGGCACACCTGAGACGTGGTGATAATGAAAACGAAGCAAAAGGCGATCCAGCCAAAACCAATGGATTGCCCAACGCAAGCGGAGAGGAGGCCGAGGAGGAGAAGGACGAAGAGCATAGTGGCAATGAGGAGAACGGCAGTGgtcaggagcagcagcaagatGCGAGTAAAACAGAAGACGGAAACGCATCGGCCAGGGCTCGAGCCAACTGCAAGCCTGAAGAGCTAAACAAACTGAAAATAAGTTGTGAGCATTTGCTGCGAAGCTGCATAGGCGGTTTACTCCTGTCCATGTCAGATCAGGCCTTCAAGGAGATGGAGG AGGAGATGAACAAGGCTGTGTGCTGGTATCTAACCTGTGACCGGTATTGGGAGGATGGACCATTAGAACCACGTGCCTTTCCCTGGGGCCTCATAGTCATACTCATTTTTGTACTCTCGACGGGTATTTGTTTCTGTTATTACATCATTTGGATACTTTTTGA TTCCGAAGAAACGACAATCAACACAACCCACTACGGCGGAGGGCTCGGCAtcaacaacaccagcagcagcatctaCATGCCCGGTGCCCATCATCATCACTATCAACATGTAGACTACGTCACCCATCGCGATCTACAGCCCCTGGACGACGTCGGCGGGATACCTGGTCTGACTGtggaacagcaacagcaactgcagCGGGAACGAGAACGAGAGCGGGAGCGGGAGCAGCAGGCGTATTACTACCGGGATCAAGCGTCGGCACGAGATTTGTACCCCGAATCAGTTCAATACCATCATCATCTTCGGCACAGTCCGCGGCACTACATCACCAGCGGCGATCAGCGTCAAGCGGGGGTGTCGGTTCAGGGTACGGGAACACCCACAGCTTCGGGGGGCGTCCGTCAAGTGCAGGCCACCAGCAGTTCGTCCAACGCCAACACGCCactgcatcatcatcatccccAGCACCGGCATTCGACGAGCCTGGCCTACCCACAGGACATTTTAGACCGACGCGACTATACAAGTAGCTCTGGCTATGTGGCTAGCACCAGTGCTGCTGGTGATGCACCGCGTCATTACAACACTCATCCCCGACCGCTAGACACTCGGCACCGTCATGTCGGCTCTTCGCAGCAATCGCTGCGTGCCTCGTCCTCCACCCATGAGATTGTCCAAGGTGAGATGGTCAGCGGTGCCGGTGGTCTGAGCCAGAATGAACATTACATTTATGTCACTTATCCGCCGGATCTAAATAAACGCTACTTTGACAAGTACGAATAA
- the LOC6644399 gene encoding uncharacterized protein LOC6644399 isoform X2 — protein MSPKYHHFEFALIYFLLLIPWPTTNVIKILCSRDNSRLVRKIVRSKWTPILDKHQVKLPMECPLHPFRDIFAPRQDSKQRDRPTQWTCRRCGKSFYQEKYLDLHFDIRHETLINEVEDSICLSDFCDIMRCDVFQTEDATSLKFGDQHIVTDIEVWGEFGGQNSALAKANAAYLSLIPRTSTLGTTTRAAKVQNRQLLQDKPSQTINDQSPAGGPTVGGPSEVTASADDGSASRPKSAGEKLLRKLKELGQAHLRRGDNENEAKGDPAKTNGLPNASGEEAEEEKDEEHSGNEENGSGQEQQQDASKTEDGNASARARANCKPEELNKLKISCEHLLRSCIGGLLLSMSDQAFKEMEEEMNKAVCWYLTCDRYWEDGPLEPRAFPWGLIVILIFVLSTGICFCYYIIWILFDHLFQFRRNDNQHNPLRRRARHQQHQQQHLHARCPSSSLSTCRLRHPSRSTAPGRRRRDTWSDCGTATATAAGTRTRAGAGAAGVLLPGSSVGTRFVPRISSIPSSSSAQSAALHHQRRSASSGGVGSGYGNTHSFGGRPSSAGHQQFVQRQHATASSSSPAPAFDEPGLPTGHFRPTRLYK, from the exons ATGTCGCCTAAATATCATCATTTCGAA TTTGCACTTATCTATTTCCTGCTATTGATACCATGGCCAACAACAAATGTAATCAAGATTCTCTGCTCGCGAGATAACAGTCGATTGGTAAGGAAAATAGTCCGCTCCAAATGGACGCCGATCCTGGACAAACATCAG GTCAAGTTACCTATGGAATGTCCTTTGCATCCGTTTCGAGATATCTTTGCTCCTCGTCAGGACTCCAAGCAGCGGGATCGTCCAACTCAGTGGACATGTCGACGTTGTGGTAAAAGCTTTTATCAGGAGAAATATCTTGATCTACATTTTGATATAAGACATGAAACACTTATTAATGAG GTGGAGGACTCCATTTGTCTCTCGGACTTTTGTGACATAATGCGCTGTGATGTATTCCAAACAGAGGATGCCACAAGTTTGAAATTTGGGGATCAACATATTGTCACGGACATTGAAGTTTGGGGTGAATTTGGTGGTCAGAATTCCGCATTGGCCAAAGCGAATGCCGCATATTTGAGTTTAATACCAAG AACTTCCACATTGGGTACCACAACACGTGCCGCCAAAGTACAAAACCGTCAATTACTCCAAGATAAGCCAAGCCAAACGATCAATGATCAGTCGCCAGCCGGAGGGCCGACTGTAGGTGGACCCAGTGAGGTAACAGCCAGTGCCGATGATGGCTCAGCGTCTAGGCCCAAGTCAGCTGGAGAGAAGCTATTGAGGAAGCTGAAAGAACTGGGGCAGGCACACCTGAGACGTGGTGATAATGAAAACGAAGCAAAAGGCGATCCAGCCAAAACCAATGGATTGCCCAACGCAAGCGGAGAGGAGGCCGAGGAGGAGAAGGACGAAGAGCATAGTGGCAATGAGGAGAACGGCAGTGgtcaggagcagcagcaagatGCGAGTAAAACAGAAGACGGAAACGCATCGGCCAGGGCTCGAGCCAACTGCAAGCCTGAAGAGCTAAACAAACTGAAAATAAGTTGTGAGCATTTGCTGCGAAGCTGCATAGGCGGTTTACTCCTGTCCATGTCAGATCAGGCCTTCAAGGAGATGGAGG AGGAGATGAACAAGGCTGTGTGCTGGTATCTAACCTGTGACCGGTATTGGGAGGATGGACCATTAGAACCACGTGCCTTTCCCTGGGGCCTCATAGTCATACTCATTTTTGTACTCTCGACGGGTATTTGTTTCTGTTATTACATCATTTGGATACTTTTTGA TCATTTGTTTCAGTTCCGAAGAAACGACAATCAACACAACCCACTACGGCGGAGGGCTCGGCAtcaacaacaccagcagcagcatctaCATGCCCGGTGCCCATCATCATCACTATCAACATGTAGACTACGTCACCCATCGCGATCTACAGCCCCTGGACGACGTCGGCGGGATACCTGGTCTGACTGtggaacagcaacagcaactgcagCGGGAACGAGAACGAGAGCGGGAGCGGGAGCAGCAGGCGTATTACTACCGGGATCAAGCGTCGGCACGAGATTTGTACCCCGAATCAGTTCAATACCATCATCATCTTCGGCACAGTCCGCGGCACTACATCACCAGCGGCGATCAGCGTCAAGCGGGGGTGTCGGTTCAGGGTACGGGAACACCCACAGCTTCGGGGGGCGTCCGTCAAGTGCAGGCCACCAGCAGTTCGTCCAACGCCAACACGCCactgcatcatcatcatccccAGCACCGGCATTCGACGAGCCTGGCCTACCCACAGGACATTTTAGACCGACGCGACTATACAAGTAG
- the LOC6644400 gene encoding dnaJ homolog shv, whose product MQLQFKSLLLMQLALFIICCLDEAFGSGRDFYKILNVKRSANTNEIKKAYRRLAKELHPDKNKDDPDASTKFQDLGAAYEVLSNADKRKTYDRCGEECLKKEGMMDHGGDPFSSFFGDFGFHFGNGDPHQQDTPRGGDIVMNMYVSLEELYSGNFVEIVRNKPVMKPASGTRKCNCRQEMVTRNLGPGRFQMIQQTVCDECPNVKLVNEERTLEIEVEQGMVDGQETRFVAEGEPHIDGEPGDLIIRIQQMPHPRFLRKGDDLYTNVTISLQDALIGFSMEIKHLDGHLVPITREKITWPGARIRKKGEGMPNYENNNLTGNLYITFDVDFPKKDLTDEDKEALKKILDQSSINRIYNGL is encoded by the exons ATGCAGCTGCAATTTAAATCCTTGCTGCTAATGCAATTGGCCCTCTTCATCATTTGCTGTCTGGACGAGGCTTTCGGATCTGGTCGTGACTTTTACAAAATTCTAAATGTGAAACGTAGTGCTaacacaaatgaaataaagaaGGCATATAGACGATTAGCCAAAGAACTACATCCTGACAAAAACAAAGATGACCCAGATGCGTCCACAAAATTCCAAGATCTTGGTGCCGCCTACGAAGTGCTCTCCAATGCTGACAAACGCAAGACCTACGATCGCTGCGGTGAGGAGTGCCTAAAGAAGGAGGGCATGATGGATCACGGTGGTGATCCGTTCTCTAGTTTCTTTGGTGACTTTGGATTCCATTTCGGCAACGGAGATCCACATCAGCAAGACACCCCCCGTGGAGGTGATATTGTAATGAATATGTATGTCTCGCTGGAGGAGCTATATTCCGGTAATTTCGTGGAAATCGTACGTAACAAGCCTGTAATGAAGCCAGCTTCGGGTACGCGAAAGTGCAACTGCCGTCAGGAGATGGTTACAAGGAACTTGGGTCCAGGCCGTTTCCAAATGATACAGCAAACTGTCTGCGATGAGTGTCCCAATGTCAAACTGGTCAATGAAGAGCGTACTCTCGAAATTGAAGTGGAACAGGGCATGGTCGATGGACAGGAGACACGCTTTGTAGCCGAAGGTGAACCTCATATAGATGGAGAACCAGGTGATCTGATTATACGCATACAACAGATGCCCCATCCGCGATTCCTCCGCAAGGGCGATGATTTGTACACAAATGTGACCATAAGTCTTCAGGACGCTTTGATCGGGTTCTCCATGGAAATCAAGCACTTGGACGGTCATCTTGTTCCCATtacaagagaaaaaataacATGGCCCGGTGCTCGCATACGCAAGAAGGGCGAGGGTATGCCCAACTATGAGAATAATAATCTGACTGGCAATCTTTACATCACTTTTGATGTGGATTTCCCCAAAAAGGATCTGACTGATGAAGACAAAGAGG CCCTTAAGAAAATACTCGACCAATCGTCTATCAACCGCATCTATAATGGCCTGTGA
- the LOC6644401 gene encoding uncharacterized protein LOC6644401, with translation MRRRELQTIQLKLSELKEYEQAKMERAKARQQLQTPRTPTPTSTSDRDSDSIRIIESAVIKGIPQLLLGSGSTEDEGTPEANKQISSAPT, from the coding sequence atgAGACGACGCGAACTGCAGACAATCCAACTTAAGCTTTCCGAGCTAAAGGAATACGAACAGGCCAAGATGGAGCGAGCCAAAGCCCGCCAGCAGTTGCAGACACCGCGGACACCGACTCCAACTTCCACCTCGGACCGGGACAGCGATTCGATTCGCATAATTGAATCGGCTGTTATCAAGGGAATCCCGCAGTTGCTGCTGGGCAGCGGAAGCACCGAGGATGAGGGAACCCCCGAAGCAAACAAGCAAATCTCATCAGCCCCCACATAA
- the LOC6644402 gene encoding insulin receptor — protein sequence MMFGNMLLGLGLIVMLLTTIAPSADGYKECTSIDIRNECSKMKLLDNCTVVTGFVMIALMPSHPNQCNYSEFTFPDLIEITEYMILTDVRGMVSIGKMFPHLTVIRGRRLFLNYALGVTSMPDLQLLEFPSLVAIQRGHVYIGTCPKLCQLERVNWDRLTLSTGQNHIIVGDNNCTQRSICKGCDSGYCWSNFYCQRFENDNVAHIKNNANNCHEECLGGCHQNETASKCQACRGISDGDVCVPKCPEGKYFLEQYQRCYNRSQCINDHEHYIYGSECVAFCPSGFRANNKSECTACDEQDPCISVCSPEPANDTINVSNLADADELRGCQVVNGSLTITIRNQVNESQLAHSLSSIREIRGYLKIYRSSQLSNLKFLNNLEVINGNPLEHSHYSLIVYDNKQLSELWHPVRQLQLKEGGMFIHRNNKLCNKAVQDFQLSANHDKALDSTQTNDQEVLCSPAKLQLSVQIRTHRTVELIWQKSETSVKVEVIYRTVPKGHLYHDHSELEAPVCTRINWERRILFPDNLIDFNETHYKYKLEGLQPDTRYVCLLRTFGGDVKHEARSDLTYVLTEPDIPQPPKVELIQKTDSSLTVRLRGHDQNHDHYVLTVFELPDDTVYLDSRNYCHHPSYRWQDMQDGNQWRESAFQDYDYDDCCAHKEEMADDRRFKDEMRDQYRCSLDQNQNCHDLEPETSPMQQIRLLANTSQYELNHLNRYSLYSLELQACNGLGCSSPTILNDRTNYTMGADMPTELSACYVGHSKTLIMRFKEPQLPNAMIVYYVIHYRKNLSDKGPETQISCLTRKEHALAKFVHVAMLNITFDEFAVRVHSLAGEVAITPFKPITTCTSEELITPAGEIQQDAHLATVMGSEHGHGVSIFLICFFFGCSLSLLWVMYKRRCWRKLPGLRRYVPVREQWLRERQQTEDREILVDGFETVRFQNNNNSHNSSHIADEYQM from the exons ATGATgtttggcaacatgttgctaggCCTTGGCCTCATCGTCATGTTGCTAACGACGATCGCCCCTTCGGCCGATGGATACAAGGAATGCACCAGCATCGACATACGCAATGAATGCAGCAAAATGAAACTCCTGGACAACTGTACTGTCGTCACGGGATTCGTGATGATCGCCCTTATGCCCAGTCATCCGAATCAATGCAACTACTCAGAGTTTACGTTTCCCGATCTGATAGAAATCACCGAATATATGATCCTTACGGATGTCCGCGGTATGGTGAGCATTGGTAAAATGTTTCCCCATCTCACTGTCATCCGGGGTCGTCGCTTGTTTCTCAACTACGCTCTGGGAGTGACCAGTATGCCGGATCTCCAATTG TTGGAGTTCCCCTCTCTGGTGGCCATTCAACGGGGACATGTCTACATCGGAACCTGCCCCAAGCTCTGTCAACTGGAGCGT GTCAATTGGGATCGCCTCACTCTAAGCACGGGTCAGAATCACATTATAGTCGGCGACAATAATTGTACGCAGCGCAGCATCTGCAAGGGCTGTGATTCCGGATATTGTTGGTCAAATTTCTATTGTCAGCGTTTTGAGAACGATAATGTGGCACATATCAAAAA TAATGCGAACAACTGTCACGAGGAGTGCCTGGGCGGCTGCCATCAAAACGAGACGGCTTCGAAATGTCAAGCTTGTCGAGGAATTAGCGATGGCGATGTATGTGTTCCCAAATGTCCAGAAGGAAA ATATTTTCTGGAGCAGTATCAAAGATGTTACAATCGATCGCAGTGTATTAACGATCATGAACATTATATCTATGGGTCGGAATGTGTTGCCTTTTGTCCCAGTGGCTTTCGGGCTAATAACAAATCGGAGTGTACGGCCTGCGATGAGCAAGATCCTTGCATAAGTGTTTGCTCACCGGAGCCGGCAAACGATACGATCAATGTATCCAATCTAGCCGATGCCGACGAGCTACGTGGCTGTCAGGTCGTCAATGGAAGCCTCACCATAACTATACGAAATCAGGTGAATGAGTCGCAGTTGGCTCACAGTCTGTCCAGCATACGGGAGATACGTGGCTACCTCAAGATCTATCG ATCTTCGCAGTTGAGTAATCTTAAATTTCTGAATAACTTGGAAGTTATCAATGGAAACCCGTTGGAACATAGCCATTACTCTCTCATAGTTTACGACAATAAGCAATTGTCCGAGCTTTGGCATCCAGTCAGGCAGTTGCAGTTAAAAGAAGGCGGCATGTTCATACATCGCAACAATAAGTTGTGCAACAAGGCGGTTCAGGATTTTCAACTCTCAGCGAATCATGACAAGGCCCTAGATTCAACGCAGACCAATGATCAGGAGGTATTATGCAGTCCAGCCAAATTACAACTATCCGTGCAA ATTCGGACTCATCGTACGGTGGAGTTGATTTGGCAAAAGTCTGAGACTAGTGTGAAAGTCGAGGTGATATATCGGACAGTACCGAAAGGACACCTATATCACGATCACAGTGAATTAGAAGCGCCTGTATGCACACGAATAAATTGGGAACGTCGTATACTCTTTCCCGATAATCTAATTGATTTCAATGAAACGCATTACAAATACAAGCTGGAGGGACTGCAACCGGACACACGGTATGTGTGCCTGCTGCGCACCTTTGGCGGCGATGTGAAGCACGAGGCACGCAGTGACTTGACTTATGTGCTAACAGAACCGGATATACCACAGCCGCCAAAAGTGGAGCTGATACAGAAAACCGATAGCTCTCTGACGGTGCGTTTGCGGGGTCATGACCAGAATCATGACCATTATGTTCTAACAGTGTTCGAATTGCCCGATGATACGGTGTACTTGGATTCCCGGAACTATTGTCATCATCCGTCATATCGGTGGCAAGACATGCAGGACGGCAACCAATGGCGGGAAAGTGCGTTCCAAGATTACGACTACGACGACTGTTGTGCGCACAAAGAGGAAATGGCCGATGATCGTCGCTTTAAAGATGAAATGAGGGATCAATATCGCTGCAGTTTGGatcaaaaccaaaattgcCATGACTTAGAGCCGGAGACAAGTCCAATGCAGCAAATTCGTCTCTTGGCCAACACCAGTCAATACGAGCTGAACCACCTAAACCGCTATAGCCTCTACTCTCTGGAGTTGCAGGCTTGTAATGGTTTGGGTTGCAGCAGTCCAACCATTTTGAATGACCGCACCAACTACACTATGGGAGCCGATATGCCGACCGAGTTGAGTGCCTGCTATGTAGGTCATTCGAAAACCTTGATAATGCGCTTCAAGGAGCCACAGCTTCCTAATGCCATGATCGTGTACTATGTCATACACTATCGGAAGAACTTGTCTGACAAGGGGCCTGAAACCCAAATCAGCTGCCTGACACGGAAGGAGCACGCGTTGGCCAAATTTGTGCATGTGGCCATGCTGAATATAACATTCGACGAATTTGCCGTGCGTGTCCATTCCCTGGCCGGAGAGGTGGCTATAACTCCCTTTAAGCCCATCACCACATGCACCAGTGAGGAGCTCATAACGCCAGCGGGAGAGATTCAACAGGATGCACACCTTGCCACAGTTATGGGCTCAGAGCATGGGCATGGAGTAAGCATATTTCTGATCTGCTTTTTCTTTGGATGCTCTCTATCCCTACTTTGGGTTATGTATAAACGTCGGTGTTGGCGCAAATTGCCAGGATTGCGTCGATATGTTCCGGTTAGGGAGCAATGGCTGCGAGAGCGGCAACAAACCGAGGATCGGGAGATTCTCGTCGATGGCTTCGAAACGGTGCGCTTTCagaacaataacaacagtCACAATAGCAGTCACATTGCAGATGAATACCAAATgtga